The Apostichopus japonicus isolate 1M-3 chromosome 12, ASM3797524v1, whole genome shotgun sequence sequence AGGGTGTTCAAAAAGATCATGCAACATTGTAATTAAAAAATAGgcacaattatttataaaatgtaATACGTTTGTCGTGAGTTGCATTATTATCTATTCTCTTATCAATGTCCATtagttattttcatttcttgctTTGATTCGCTGATAAGGTGTCATATGACCACCCctgaaaatatgttattaaacaAGTATCAATACCTCAATTAAAGGTAACCACAATAACAGTTTATTAATCCCTTACCGCATGGGGGGTTGGGCACACAATTAGGATTTGGGGCACTTATCTTGTTAGGGCTGGTTTAAAAAGGTTAGGGACAACTTCTCTATTAGGaagttgatttagatcaatagagaacaaaatttaaaattgaaacataaacaaaaaatatgcaaattatatatttcttgtttatcatcattattccaagttttttctttgtttacattctACAATTACAGCCTAACGTTGGCATatcgttaggcctagcctagcctttGTTGTACTAAAGGTATTTTAGTATGATATCGTAGGTAACTTATTCACttttttcatgacttttttatttgaattttaatGTCATCCACAATAACGTCATAAAGCGATAATTAGGAAAATATATACTAACGAAGGTTTcgtaaaaaaataacaaagtttgATAACTTATACGTTCTTCTTCTACCTTGAAACTTTCATAAACATAGACAATAACCTTACTTTTAGTTTCATTTTACACCTACTTAACAGAGAATTTCCGCTATAACTTCGTGAACAGAACGTCCGTTTCCTTCATTACTTCAAGTGAGTCGTTGATGTCCACCCATCGTTCCGGAATCGCTATGGATTATTTCATACCTGTTTTAGCATATTGCCTGAGCTTTAATCTTTTTATATTTGGTAAGTACATAATATTTAGTTTTATGCCACGAAACAGAATTAACGCTCGCGTTTTTTCTTTGTCATTCGTTAAACTTTAGAGGTTTCATTTACGTGGAGTATTACAAAGTAAGATACAGatatagaaaatattttgaaagaaaagttgTGCATCGCGATTTGCTGTAAAGATATGATTTAGTTATACAATTACAAACGAAGTCATCCCCTATATATCTCTTATTAtggtatactgtacattgttgTATATTGTGGTACATTGTGGTAAATTATGGTACATTGTGGTACAATGTGGTACAATGTGGTACACTGTGATACATTGTGGTACATTGCGGCACATTATGGTATACAGTGGTACATTGTGGTAAATTGTGGCACATTGTGGTACATTGTGGTTTCCTCCTTATAACGTATTGCAATCTTATAAATAGATACAATCATTAACTTCATATACCTGATTCTGTTGAtcttcaataaccaattcttgGATTTTGTCTCGTAAACAATAACGTTTTGTTTTCACCAGGATGAGACATCGGATTTCGATATTTCACATTACGAATCATTAATCCTCTAACTTTAACCAATATCTTACGTTTATGTAAGTTATATATGCGACAGTCAACTTTGAGGGAAAGTAAGTCCGATCAATATCAATCTTACGCCTGTACTAGAAGAAAGTGATTATGTTGAGCAAATCTCCAAATAGATAAGGCGAATTGTTGCTTATTTCATTGAGCAAGTATAACTTTGAAATTCCTCCATTTTAAAGAATTTTACAAGTCTGATCCTGACGTCACGTGACTGATTTgaagaaattatgaaaaaaaaatctttatttgCAACATTGTGGAGGCTGTATGGTGATAATCGTAAGGTAACATAGCGAGTTTGATATCATTTTCTATTGAACTTTAATATGATGCATTTGGTGGTCTATGTTTAACGTGGCGATACAACAGCGTTATTTGTTCAGAATCAGCACTCGTTTCGGCCAACTGTGGGGAGCAAATAATTACATTTGACACTCCATTATGAGCTAGTAATAGAAACCAGTCTCTTTGCATGACACTCAACCATATCATacgcattaaaagtaaagtttaaGTAGCAGCATGTAATAGTTCACCATATGATGCATCTGTGCGACTGCACAAGGTAAAGATACTCTAAGGGGTTAAGTTTTGCTCCCATACTTCATGGTTGGACGTTTCTGAATCTCCTAGTTGATAAATTTATATACAAGCTTCATGAATCGATTTTATAGAAACCTTTGCCTGTGATGGGATTCGTCATATTGGTATCCTTGGAGGGTCTGAGACTTTAACCGTGTACCACGATACTTCACGTGAATTGCAGGCAGCCGTATGGACAAGGAGCGGTGATGATATTAAAAGCAGTAGTCTGTCTCTGATCATCAACAATATCTCATACAGTGATGCAGGGAGTTATAAATCCATTGTTTATTATACAACAGGGTTTGGACAAGAAACTGACCACTGCCTACAAGTACAAGGTAAGGCCAACAAGAGGCAATAAACTACCATGGTTACATGGAATGTGTGTGTATCTATGTGTATCTATGTGTTTATCTATGTGTATATATGGGTGTGTACgctaatgtatgtatgtatgtactttcATGGTTAGTGAATCACGTAAGACGCGCCACATATGTCGATATAATAAACAAGGCTTTTTAGCTAAGCTCCTCAATATTACACTGGGcggtttaatttttttatgaactTTCGTCTCcactttattaatttttaaccGTTGTTGTAATTATGTCCTTATTTTATACTTGAGACCTGGAGTGaacaaatgtttatatataccAAAGCTCTTCAAAATAACAAgttgaatattttttatattcacCAACTTTCATCTCCATAGTTAAACTTTAACCGTTGTTGTAATTATGTCCATATTTTATACTTGAGACCTGGAGTGAACAAGTGTTTATATATACCAAAGCACTTCAAGATAACAAGTCGAATAATGATTTTTTCACCAAATTTCATCTCCATCGTTAATCATTAAACTTTGTTGTTAATATGTCCGTATTTTATAGTTGAGACCTAGAGTgaacaaagatatatatatatatatatttatatatatatatatatatatatatatatatatatatatatatatatatatatatatatatatatatatatatatatatatatatatatatatataacaatagtcgaataattattattttcaccAACTTTCATCTCCATAGTTAAATTTTAACCTTTGTTGTTAATATGTCCGTATTTTATAGTTGAGAACTGGAGGAAACAAAAGATATATAGTTATATGCCAAGCTCTTCAAGAAAACACTAGTCGAATAATTATTCTTTTCAACAACTTTCGTCCCCGTTGTTTCAACTATAAACGTTGTTGTTCATATGACTGCATTTTATACTTgagaccaagggcgtaggaaccgaggggctggggggcgccagccccccagtgaaaaatgtgagTTTTCATCCCCCctcttcgcaagtcagaaaacccctttttcatttccaaatgagaaaaaaaatctcatttggagcaccaaattgcatctaaggccaggtgaaaatacaaaattaagttttcaAAATGGAGTAGGTGTTGAAATGTGCTGAAATGtgcaaattgcatctgaggccacctggaaatgcaaaaaattccaaaggggagggggcaccccctccccttagacccctcccccaggccggccatcagtctccccccccccccactcaaaagtaccttcctacgccactgcttgaGACCTGAAGTAAGCAAAAAGGGATGTTGAACAAGGTTCTAAAAGATAAACCTAGTCgaataattattatttacattAACTTCGTCTCCGTTATTAGTAAATGTAACTGAGATTGGTAGTAGGCATAAATGACTTGTCTATACTTTAGATTCAGACTAAGCACAGTTTCTATATAGCACAGTTCTTCAAGGTAGCACTAGACGAATTATTTCCATGCACTTTCATCTTCATTAATAGTAACTGTAACCGATATTGTTCAACATGTGTGTATTTTAAATGTCGAACTGCAATTATGAAATATGGATGAAATGTGTATTACCCTTCActaaaattaaattaacaatAAGAGAGTAAGTTTATTTTCCTCAATTTTTTAAAGGGTGCAGTTTGTAAATTATTGTGAGCAGCGTTACAACATCAATTTTTCATTCCCTTCCCTTCAAGACACTGTTCTTTGAATacgaaaaaaaaatagcaacttGGTAAATTTAAAGAGGAATTTAGCTGGGATGTGCAAACTAGCTGCGCAAgtttcaatttaaatttaaataataaattaaatcgACAATTTGAATATGAAGAACAATCTGTAGTATGACTAAAATTTATCTAGCAAACAAACGTTGGCAACTCGTGTATGTATAGGACCGAACGTTCGATCATGTGAGACAGTACTTCAATGTAAGAATATATGTGATTGCCAAAACTAACTTGATTCAATCAACAACTAATCTTACCGTAAACAAATGATACACGGTTTCAATGATTATCTGTTCATGAACAGGTTACCCGTTCCTTGAACATTCGTCAAATGTTACCGTCGAAGGAGAGATGACTAGTTTGAGATGCTGCATTGACTTCGCACTGGAAATAACTCATTCACCAGAATTCATCTTCTCTGTTCAGACGAAGCGTCTCTCGAACATATCAAGTTTCCCATCAACCTCGGTTAACGGTCATTTCAGGGCATGCAATGTCGTCCGATTTGAAAGTCACAGAAGATATCTGAATCAAAATTTACTTTGCCAGGTCCAGAACGAACACTACGTTTTGAACGCATCCACTGTATTACTTGTGTACTGTAAGTATTTATCATCAATCCAGCAacacttaaaaataatatatcgGAATTGTACCGCCACACTTTTgtcaaggtatatatatatatatatatatatatatactgtagactCTTACTTCTCTCTGTTTCTCTATTCTTCAACAGAATTTgagttgtttttcttcttttaactgGTAATAAATTTCTAGTACTGTAGGAGTGATATTGTTCTCTCATGGCGTTTGGAAGCATGGCTACATTTTTGAAGTCATTCAATGGTACACATCCACCCTCAAGAAATCACCATCTTCTTATCATTATGTGCTGCTCAGACATCATGATCAACTTTGGCACTATTACTCTATGTATCTGGCAGTATAACGACAGTAGCCAGACTATTCCCATGAATTACTTTCGGAAAAAGGCTATAAATTGGACATACTTTTGACCGTAGCTCACGCTGTAGAAGTTAGAGAGTTGTCCTACGTGCATCGATAGAAAACATGATCAAACTAATATATTCTAACCAATAGCGAGTGACCTAGGGTACATGTGGCACTTGAATACAGCTTTgtgaaacatataaaaaaaaatggcattttGTATTGATTATCATATATATCCCTTTGaggaaatataatatattcccagtccattttttgttgttgcaataaGCAGTGCCAAATGTcggaaatatgaaaaatgtacTTGAATACTGCCCTTTGTGCTGGAAAAGTTTAATACTAGAATGTATGATACGGGGAGCGGTTGAAAACATCCATTTTATCGAAAAGTATTGTTGGAAGATTGACTCCTCAAATCAAAGCCATTTGTTCCACTGTTTTTTCGGGGTTTGTGCATTCCATCACCGGCCCCTAATCTAGGGGTGTGGGTTGTACCCACCCTCTTCTTTTTTAACGCcagagaacaaaacaaaaagaagaaatgtaTTTTAGCCCAAATTTGCTTAAAGACCCAATTATAAACCGAATGTAAAGCATATTATGCAACAGAACGCAC is a genomic window containing:
- the LOC139976931 gene encoding uncharacterized protein isoform X2 translates to MSTHRSGIAMDYFIPVLAYCLSFNLFIFETFACDGIRHIGILGGSETLTVYHDTSRELQAAVWTRSGDDIKSSSLSLIINNISYSDAGSYKSIVYYTTGFGQETDHCLQVQGYPFLEHSSNVTVEGEMTSLRCCIDFALEITHSPEFIFSVQTKRLSNISSFPSTSVNGHFRACNVVRFESHRRYLNQNLLCQVQNEHYVLNASTVLLVYYQPVITVISPLSLSVFIGSNVSIECQTDANPLPTVILQKRVNGYQWASLPMLPTITRNYGFITSWLFLFLNVQNEIEGTYRCQAFNGVGATAHSSALSITKISRIDRSLLPVILPVSLTLLIITAISIAACKYYRRRESQIVLSNLQRQTWGSVDNGRDKLYCGNDLPLVPFPSLGSPLSESIYLSASCETVHGLVLDQALGPAL